The proteins below come from a single Metarhizium brunneum chromosome 1, complete sequence genomic window:
- the Acot13_0 gene encoding Acyl-coenzyme A thioesterase 13, whose protein sequence is MVDKKYEDLYEDPLERAKAWLTKDDDDHWKAGEWMSKLLPHLVVLAANPDAPAPSVTFTFTCLEDHCNRLGNLHGGAAATLFDLCTTIPLVLISKPGFWQFLGVTRNLNVTYFRPVPKGEEVIIECEALQVGKRLATLKGVMKRKRDGAIVSIAEHLKANIDPEPKV, encoded by the exons atggttGATAAAAAGTACGAGGATCTCTACGAGGACCCCCTGGAGCGAGCCAAGGCATGGCTCaccaaagacgacgatgacCACTGGAAGGCCGGA GAATGGATGTCCAAACTCCTCCCCCATCTGGTCGTTTTGGCCGCAAATCCCGATGCCCCAGCACCCTCCGTCACATTTACATTCACCTGCCTCGAGGACCACTGCAACCGCCTGGGCAACCtccacggcggcgcggccgccACCCTCTTCGACCTGTGCACCACCATCCCCCTGGTTCTCATCAGCAAGCCCGGGTTCTGGCAGTTCCTCGGCGTCACTCGCAACTTGAACGTGACGTATTTCCGGCCCGTGCCCAAGGGCGAAGAGGTCATCATTGAGTGCGAGGCGCTGCAGGTGGGTAAGAGGCTGGCGACCTTGAAGGGCGTCATGAAGCGGAAGCGGGACGGTGCCATTGTGAGCATTGCCGAGCACTTGAAGGCAAACATTGATCCCGAGCCAAAGGTCTGA
- the PEX12 gene encoding Peroxisome assembly protein 12, protein MEFVTALRGTFDDNKPSLFEVLSEQQLNGLLPPTLRYLLTVATQRHPRYLLRILNSFDELYALCMLAVERHYLRTRGGSFTENFYGLKREKALRGEIPRASISAPNLVRETLKLSTSDVWKNLAVLVGVPYLKRKLDESYEINAPRALLGSAYTRMPDNPTVKDRILHYYRWFLMNIYPSVNAAYYFAILVFNLGYLFDRTKYHNPLMWLIGTRLRRMTGADYQAIDALSQPKPGNRPGSRSIFSPSELGSKVLSSLSLLLPMSIFALKFLEWWHQSDFAKQLSRKATENIDLPPPIVNGVAKKSKSSEGQEDKAEKTEEDGHDKIMSAEDAPIATPSMLPIYVVPTPKDTSHCPICQDDIVTPTACQTGVVYCYTCIHKWLEGTHDKQESFMEKHKGKWESGIGRCAVTGKRVLGGTEGLRRIII, encoded by the coding sequence ATGGAGTTCGTCACAGCCCTTCGGGGTACCTTTGACGACAACAAGCCCTCGCTATTCGAAGTCCTCTCCGAGCAGCAACTCAATGGCTTGCTGCCGCCGACATTGCGATATCTTCTCACAGTCGCGACGCAGAGACATCCCCGCTACCTACTGCGGATACTCAACTCCTTTGACGAGCTCTACGCCTTGTGCATGCTCGCCGTTGAGCGACACTACTTGCGTACCCGAGGCGGATCCTTTACCGAAAACTTCTATGGGCTTAAGCGGGAAAAGGCCCTGCGGGGTGAGATACCGCGGGCGAGCATATCGGCTCCGAACCTGGTCCGTGAGACGCTGAAGTTATCCACCAGCGACGTTTGGAAGAACCTGGCCGTGCTTGTTGGTGTGCCGTATTTGAAGCGTAAACTGGACGAAAGCTACGAAATCAATGCGCCTAGAGCGCTGCTTGGATCAGCCTACACTCGAATGCCGGACAACCCCACCGTCAAAGACAGGATCCTGCATTATTACCGATGGTTCTTGATGAATATATACCCGAGCGTAAATGCCGCTTACTACTTTGCCATATTGGTTTTCAATCTTGGTTACCTATTTGACAGGACCAAATATCACAACCCCCTCATGTGGCTGATTGGAACGCGACTCCGCCGAATGACCGGTGCCGATTACCAGGCTATCGACGCGCTCTCCCAGCCTAAACCTGGCAATCGACCAGGATCACGATCGATCTTCTCACCGAGCGAATTGGGTTCAAAGGTGCTGTCGAGCCTATCACTACTTTTGCCCATGAGCATCTTCGCACTTAAATTCTTGGAATGGTGGCACCAATCAGATTTTGCCAAGCAGTTGTCTCGCAAGGCCACCGAGAATATTGACCTCCCGCCGCCTATTGTAAACGGGGTCGCAAAGAAGTCCAAGTCGTCTGAGGGTCAAGAGGACAAGGCTGAGAAGACTGAGGAGGATGGCCATGATAAAATCATGTCCGCCGAGGACGCACCGATTGCCACGCCCTCTATGCTGCCCATCTATGTGGTGCCAACTCCAAAGGATACCTCCCATTGCCCAATCTGCCAAGACGATATAGTCACTCCGACAGCCTGCCAAACGGGTGTCGTGTACTGTTACACGTGCATTCACAAATGGCTTGAGGGGACGCACGACAAGCAGGAGAGTTTTATGGAGAAGCATAAAGGGAAGTGGGAGAGCGGCATTGGTAGGTGTGCGGTTACTGGCAAACGCGTCCTTGGCGGAACTGAAGGCTTGCGAAGGAtcataatataa